In one window of Paucibacter aquatile DNA:
- a CDS encoding carbohydrate ABC transporter permease, with product MSRKNRSSNRASRLRGLTPWAALLPMALTVLLGYLGAVLWTLRVSLSSSRTFPKDDFVGLAQYERLFGNERWLLSLENLAVYGLLFIGACMVIGFLLAVFIDQKVRGEGLLRTIFLYPYAMSFVATGLVWQWVLNPTDGIQQAVRQMGFENFTFDWIIDQDMVIYTVVIASVWQASGLVMALLLAGLRGIDEDIWKAARIDGIKPWRVYLSIVLPMLGASFATVFVLLFTAAVKVFDAVAAMTQGGPGTASDVPAKFIMDHLFGRANVALASAGAIVLLLTVLALVAPFFYARSRKARKGKGA from the coding sequence ATGTCTCGCAAGAACCGCTCTTCGAATCGGGCTTCTCGGCTCCGTGGGCTGACGCCCTGGGCCGCCCTGCTGCCCATGGCGCTGACCGTGCTGCTGGGCTATCTGGGCGCGGTGCTCTGGACGCTGCGTGTGTCCCTGAGCAGCTCGCGCACATTTCCCAAGGACGACTTCGTTGGCCTGGCCCAGTACGAGCGCCTGTTTGGCAACGAGCGCTGGCTGCTCTCGCTGGAGAACCTCGCGGTCTACGGCCTGCTCTTCATCGGCGCCTGCATGGTGATCGGCTTCTTGCTGGCCGTGTTCATCGACCAGAAGGTGCGCGGCGAGGGCCTCTTGCGCACCATCTTTCTCTACCCCTACGCCATGTCCTTTGTGGCCACCGGTCTGGTCTGGCAATGGGTGCTCAATCCCACCGACGGCATCCAGCAGGCGGTGCGGCAGATGGGCTTCGAGAACTTCACTTTCGACTGGATCATCGACCAGGACATGGTGATCTACACCGTGGTGATCGCCTCGGTCTGGCAGGCCTCGGGCCTGGTGATGGCCCTGCTGCTGGCTGGCTTGCGCGGCATTGATGAAGACATCTGGAAAGCCGCCCGCATCGACGGCATCAAGCCCTGGCGTGTCTACCTGTCCATCGTCCTGCCCATGCTCGGCGCTTCCTTCGCCACGGTCTTCGTGCTGCTGTTCACCGCGGCGGTCAAGGTCTTCGATGCGGTGGCGGCCATGACCCAGGGCGGCCCAGGCACAGCCAGTGATGTGCCAGCCAAGTTCATCATGGACCATCTGTTTGGGCGCGCCAATGTGGCCCTGGCCTCAGCCGGCGCCATCGTGCTGCTGCTGACCGTGCTGGCCCTGGTGGCGCCGTTTTTCTACGCCCGCAGCCGCAAGGCGCGGAAGGGGAAGGGCGCATGA
- a CDS encoding carbohydrate ABC transporter permease yields MSHSAVTMKTQAARRAQARGRFNPARWGIYAFLLTAALFFLAPLYIMLVTSFKTMEEIRLGQLFALPMNATLEPWRAAWSEVCTGVSCEGISAGFWNSVAIVVPSTILPVLIGALNGYALSFWRPRGAHVLFGILMLGAFIPVQVMIYPLVKVMAAVGLYSSLPGIVAVHLIFSMPVMTLLFRNYYSAIPPELFKAARIDGGGFWRIFVQLMLPMSTPIIVVAAIMQVTGVWNDYILGLVFAGREHLPMTVQLNNVINTTTGERLYNVNMAATILTSMVPLLVYFVSGRWFVRGIAAGAVKG; encoded by the coding sequence ATGAGCCACTCTGCTGTCACGATGAAAACTCAAGCCGCCCGACGCGCCCAGGCCCGCGGACGCTTCAATCCGGCCCGCTGGGGCATCTACGCCTTCCTGCTGACGGCGGCCCTGTTCTTCCTGGCCCCGCTCTACATCATGCTGGTCACCTCCTTCAAGACCATGGAGGAGATCCGCCTGGGCCAGCTCTTTGCGCTGCCCATGAATGCCACGCTCGAGCCCTGGCGCGCGGCCTGGAGCGAGGTCTGCACGGGGGTGTCCTGCGAGGGCATCAGCGCCGGGTTCTGGAACTCGGTCGCCATCGTGGTGCCCAGCACCATCCTGCCTGTGCTGATCGGCGCGCTCAACGGGTATGCGCTGAGCTTTTGGCGGCCGCGCGGCGCCCATGTGCTGTTCGGCATCCTGATGCTGGGCGCCTTCATTCCCGTGCAGGTGATGATTTATCCGCTGGTCAAGGTGATGGCGGCCGTGGGCCTCTACAGCTCGCTTCCCGGCATCGTGGCCGTGCACTTGATCTTCAGCATGCCGGTGATGACCTTGCTGTTCCGCAACTACTACAGCGCCATCCCGCCGGAGCTGTTCAAGGCCGCGCGCATCGACGGTGGCGGCTTCTGGCGCATCTTTGTGCAGCTGATGCTGCCCATGTCCACGCCCATCATCGTGGTGGCGGCCATCATGCAAGTGACCGGGGTCTGGAACGACTACATCCTCGGCCTGGTCTTCGCCGGCCGCGAGCATTTGCCGATGACGGTGCAGCTCAACAACGTGATCAACACCACCACGGGTGAGAGGCTCTACAACGTCAATATGGCGGCCACCATCCTCACCTCCATGGTGCCGCTGCTGGTCTATTTCGTCTCCGGACGCTGGTTTGTGCGCGGCATTGCGGCCGGTGCGGTCAAAGGTTGA
- a CDS encoding ABC transporter ATP-binding protein has product MSTTTSPQPKSGVSIRELCIRFDANEVIKGLNLEIREGEFLVLLGPSGCGKSTLLHSIAGLTDFESIAAGTVEIGGQDMTFADPSARGIGMVFQSYALYPTMTVEKNMSFGLRVAGCPKDEVQRRVQRVAAMLQLEPLLQRKPGQLSGGQRQRVAIGRALVREAAVLLFDEPLSNLDAKLRAELRRELKLLHKKLGSTMIYVTHDQVEAMTLASRIVVMKGGVIQQIGAPTEVYERPANLFVAGFLGAPGMNLVPGQLSVSASGEVGLSGALSADLAAYPFQQQPHDGQAVLLGIRPEHVRLDPQGAWRGVVHLIEPMGNHQVVWIQCGAQLLAAIVEDHVQLQPDQALSFQLDLARASLFDQSSEQRL; this is encoded by the coding sequence ATGAGTACGACGACGAGCCCACAGCCCAAGAGTGGCGTCAGCATCCGCGAGCTGTGCATCCGCTTCGATGCCAACGAGGTCATCAAGGGCCTGAATCTGGAGATCCGCGAGGGCGAGTTCCTGGTGCTGCTGGGCCCCTCGGGCTGCGGCAAGTCCACCTTGCTGCACAGCATTGCCGGCTTGACCGATTTCGAGAGCATTGCCGCGGGCACCGTGGAAATTGGCGGTCAGGACATGACTTTTGCCGACCCCAGCGCGCGCGGCATCGGCATGGTGTTCCAGTCCTATGCCCTCTATCCGACCATGACGGTGGAGAAAAACATGTCCTTCGGCCTGCGCGTGGCAGGCTGCCCCAAGGACGAGGTGCAGCGCCGGGTGCAGCGCGTGGCGGCCATGTTGCAGCTGGAGCCGCTGCTGCAGCGCAAGCCGGGCCAGCTCTCCGGCGGCCAGCGCCAGCGCGTGGCCATCGGCCGCGCCCTGGTGCGAGAGGCGGCGGTGTTGCTGTTTGACGAGCCCCTGTCCAACCTCGACGCCAAGCTGCGCGCCGAGCTGCGCCGCGAGCTCAAGCTGCTGCACAAGAAGCTGGGCTCCACCATGATTTACGTCACCCACGACCAGGTGGAGGCCATGACTCTGGCCAGCCGCATCGTGGTGATGAAGGGTGGCGTGATCCAGCAGATCGGCGCGCCGACCGAGGTCTACGAGCGGCCGGCCAATCTTTTTGTGGCCGGCTTCCTGGGCGCACCGGGCATGAATCTGGTGCCGGGTCAGCTCTCCGTGTCTGCGTCCGGCGAGGTGGGTTTGAGCGGTGCCCTGAGCGCCGATCTGGCCGCTTACCCCTTCCAGCAGCAACCGCACGACGGGCAGGCCGTGCTGCTGGGCATCCGCCCTGAGCATGTGCGCCTGGACCCGCAGGGCGCCTGGCGCGGCGTGGTCCATCTGATCGAGCCCATGGGCAACCATCAGGTGGTGTGGATCCAGTGCGGTGCGCAGCTGCTGGCCGCCATCGTCGAAGACCATGTGCAGCTGCAGCCCGACCAGGCCCTGAGCTTCCAGCTCGACCTGGCGCGGGCCTCGCTGTTCGATCAGTCCAGCGAGCAGCGGCTCTGA
- a CDS encoding tryptophan halogenase family protein yields MSLPPVTSLPLLRRIVIAGGGTAGWMSAAALSTLLPPGYEIHLVESEEIGTIGVGEATIPNIKNFNAALGLDENDFIRATQASFKMGIEFVNWGRLGERYIHGFGSFGQDFGSVGFHHQWLRLRREGLASALDDYSINTSAPRQAKFMRARPEMAGSPLADIAYAYQFDAGLYAAYLRRHAEQRGARRSEGRIVEVLRAAEDGRIRALRLDSGEQIEGDFFLDCTGMRALLMGQTLGVGLEDWSHWLPCDRAWAVPCESAGPLLPMTRATAHSAGWQWRIPLQHRTGNGHVFASRFMDEGEARDLLMRHLDGKPLAEARSIRFQPGRRHQAWHQNCLAVGLSGGFLEPLESTSIHLIQTALARLMSFFPHGGLDAADIAEYNRQTQFEYERIRDFIILHYKATARDDSPFWNHCRQMAVPETLQRKIDLFCSNGRIVREADELFAELSWLQVMNGQGLQPRGYHPLAEQTPKAEAVDLLAHIRQVIARCVQVMPTQAAYLAEHCQALRPGSGT; encoded by the coding sequence ATGAGCTTGCCCCCTGTGACCAGTTTGCCGCTCCTGCGCCGCATCGTCATCGCCGGCGGCGGCACCGCCGGTTGGATGAGCGCCGCGGCGCTGTCCACCTTGCTGCCGCCGGGCTACGAAATTCACCTGGTCGAATCGGAGGAAATCGGCACCATCGGGGTGGGCGAGGCCACCATCCCGAACATCAAGAACTTCAATGCCGCCCTGGGCCTCGATGAGAACGACTTCATCCGCGCCACTCAGGCCAGCTTCAAGATGGGCATCGAGTTCGTCAACTGGGGCCGGCTGGGTGAGCGCTACATCCACGGCTTTGGCAGCTTCGGCCAGGATTTCGGCAGCGTTGGTTTTCACCACCAATGGCTGCGCCTGCGCCGCGAAGGCCTGGCCTCGGCCCTGGACGATTACTCCATCAACACCAGCGCGCCGCGGCAGGCCAAGTTCATGCGCGCCCGGCCCGAGATGGCCGGCTCGCCCCTGGCTGACATCGCCTACGCCTACCAGTTCGACGCCGGCCTCTACGCCGCTTATCTGCGCCGGCATGCCGAGCAGCGCGGCGCGCGCCGCAGCGAGGGCCGCATCGTCGAGGTGCTGCGCGCGGCCGAAGACGGCCGCATCCGCGCCCTGCGCCTGGACAGCGGCGAACAGATCGAGGGCGACTTTTTCCTCGACTGCACCGGCATGCGCGCCTTGCTGATGGGCCAGACCTTGGGCGTGGGCTTAGAAGACTGGTCGCATTGGCTGCCCTGCGATCGCGCCTGGGCGGTGCCTTGTGAATCGGCCGGCCCCTTGCTGCCCATGACCCGGGCCACCGCACACAGCGCCGGTTGGCAGTGGCGCATTCCGCTGCAGCACCGCACCGGCAACGGCCATGTGTTTGCCAGCCGCTTCATGGACGAGGGCGAGGCGCGCGATCTGCTGATGCGCCATCTCGACGGCAAGCCCCTGGCTGAGGCGCGCTCGATTCGTTTCCAGCCCGGGCGGCGGCACCAGGCCTGGCATCAGAACTGCCTGGCCGTGGGCCTGTCAGGTGGTTTCCTGGAGCCGCTGGAATCGACCAGCATCCACCTGATCCAGACCGCGCTGGCCCGGCTGATGAGCTTTTTCCCGCATGGCGGGCTCGACGCGGCCGACATCGCCGAATACAACCGCCAGACCCAGTTCGAATACGAGCGCATCCGCGACTTCATCATCCTGCACTACAAGGCCACGGCGCGGGACGACTCGCCGTTCTGGAATCACTGCCGCCAGATGGCCGTGCCCGAGACCTTGCAGCGCAAGATCGATCTGTTCTGCAGCAATGGCCGTATCGTGCGCGAGGCCGATGAGCTGTTCGCCGAGCTGAGCTGGCTGCAGGTGATGAATGGCCAGGGCCTGCAGCCGCGGGGCTACCACCCGCTGGCCGAGCAGACGCCCAAGGCCGAGGCAGTGGACCTGCTCGCTCACATCCGGCAGGTGATTGCGCGCTGCGTGCAGGTCATGCCCACGCAGGCCGCCTATCTCGCTGAACACTGTCAGGCCCTCAGGCCAGGGAGCGGCACATGA
- a CDS encoding endonuclease/exonuclease/phosphatase family protein, which yields MRWILAVLAMAGLLVCNVSAAAGPSPSPSFQIATYNLRLNLASDGPNAWPLRAEAVKALIRYHEFDVFGTQEGLPEQIDELSRMEEFAHVGVGRDDGKRAGEHSAIFFRKARFEALSSGDFWLSQTPDVPSKGWDARCCNRLTSWVQLRDRASQRRFFVFSVHFDHEGEVARKESAKLLLHKVKEIAGTAPVICLGDFNSTPETEQIQRMQAALRDAYRVSQSPPYGPVGTFNAFKIDAPMTARIDYLFLSPGITVLKYGVLSDSQAGRFPSDHHPVLLRVRLD from the coding sequence ATGAGATGGATATTGGCAGTTCTTGCCATGGCGGGCCTGCTGGTCTGCAATGTGAGTGCAGCGGCCGGCCCCAGCCCCAGCCCCAGCTTCCAGATCGCCACCTACAACCTGCGGCTGAATCTGGCCTCGGATGGGCCGAACGCCTGGCCCCTGCGGGCCGAGGCCGTCAAGGCCTTGATCCGGTATCACGAGTTCGATGTCTTCGGCACCCAGGAGGGCCTGCCCGAGCAGATCGACGAGCTGTCCCGCATGGAGGAGTTTGCCCATGTCGGCGTGGGCCGCGACGACGGCAAGCGCGCCGGTGAGCACTCGGCCATCTTCTTTCGCAAGGCGCGCTTCGAGGCGCTCAGCAGCGGCGACTTCTGGCTCAGCCAGACGCCGGATGTGCCCTCCAAAGGCTGGGACGCGCGCTGCTGCAACCGCCTGACCAGCTGGGTGCAGCTGCGCGACCGGGCGAGCCAGCGCCGCTTCTTCGTCTTCTCGGTGCACTTCGATCACGAGGGTGAAGTGGCCCGCAAGGAATCGGCCAAGCTCTTGCTGCACAAGGTCAAGGAGATTGCCGGCACAGCGCCGGTGATCTGCCTGGGCGACTTCAACTCGACCCCCGAGACCGAGCAGATCCAGCGCATGCAGGCGGCGCTGCGCGATGCCTACCGGGTCAGCCAGAGCCCGCCTTACGGCCCGGTCGGCACCTTCAACGCGTTCAAGATCGACGCGCCGATGACGGCACGCATCGACTACCTCTTCCTCAGCCCCGGCATCACGGTGCTCAAGTACGGCGTACTCAGCGATTCGCAGGCCGGCCGTTTCCCGTCTGACCACCACCCGGTGCTGCTGCGCGTGCGCCTGGATTGA
- a CDS encoding glycoside hydrolase family 30 protein, translating to MSLLFPASSSSSSRPGFVSAVLMLAVCIGAGAGAGVAQAAPDAGSVSSWQTRADRSRLLAREPDRRFKPGQKALPLHIEVDSSQRFQTMEGFGASLTDASVWLMQQRMSETQRKALLEELFGRGPGGIGFDLTRLTIGASDFSRSHYSYLDLPPGQTDMALKAFSIEAARAELLPVVKSALAINPRLQVMASPWSAPGWMKQTDSLIKGRLKPEMYGVFSEYLVRYVDAFAAEGVPIFALTVQNEPHFEPPDYPGMRVDPAERAALVGLHLGPLLAQRGLKTQLIDWDHNWDELKSPLAVLADPVARRYVAGVGWHCYAGDVQAQTVVHEAHPDKDTWFTECSGGEWAPEWHKTLPWMMSNLVIGSTRGWAKGVLMWNMALDENHGPHLGGCKDCRGVVTIDSKTGEVTRNIEYYALAHASKFVRRGAQRIASPTQLGGLETVAFRNADDGSIALIVSNGEAQSRRFTVGQGARRLAYTLPKHSVVTFTWAGQ from the coding sequence ATGAGCCTCCTGTTTCCTGCTTCATCCTCCTCCTCAAGCCGTCCTGGCTTTGTGTCTGCGGTGCTGATGCTGGCTGTCTGCATCGGTGCCGGCGCCGGTGCCGGTGTGGCCCAGGCCGCACCGGATGCCGGCAGCGTGTCGTCCTGGCAGACGCGCGCCGACCGCAGCCGATTGCTGGCCCGCGAGCCCGACCGCCGCTTCAAGCCCGGGCAGAAGGCGCTGCCCTTGCACATCGAGGTCGACTCCAGTCAGCGCTTTCAGACCATGGAAGGTTTCGGGGCCTCCCTCACCGATGCCTCGGTCTGGCTGATGCAGCAGCGCATGAGCGAGACGCAGCGCAAGGCCTTGCTGGAGGAATTGTTCGGCCGCGGGCCGGGGGGTATCGGCTTTGATCTGACCCGCCTGACCATCGGCGCCTCAGACTTTTCGCGCAGCCACTACAGCTATCTGGACCTGCCTCCCGGCCAGACCGATATGGCATTGAAGGCCTTCTCGATCGAAGCTGCGCGCGCCGAGCTGCTGCCCGTGGTCAAGTCGGCCCTGGCCATCAATCCCCGCCTGCAGGTGATGGCCTCGCCCTGGAGCGCGCCGGGCTGGATGAAGCAGACCGACAGCCTGATCAAGGGCCGCCTCAAGCCTGAGATGTACGGTGTGTTTTCTGAGTATCTGGTGCGTTATGTCGACGCTTTTGCGGCCGAAGGCGTGCCTATTTTTGCGCTGACGGTTCAGAACGAGCCGCACTTCGAGCCGCCTGACTACCCCGGCATGCGCGTCGATCCGGCCGAACGTGCCGCCCTGGTCGGCCTGCACCTGGGGCCTTTGCTCGCGCAACGCGGCCTGAAGACGCAGCTGATCGACTGGGACCACAACTGGGACGAACTGAAGTCGCCGCTGGCGGTGCTGGCCGATCCGGTCGCACGCCGCTATGTGGCCGGCGTGGGCTGGCATTGCTATGCCGGCGATGTGCAGGCCCAGACCGTGGTCCATGAGGCCCACCCCGACAAGGACACCTGGTTCACCGAATGCTCAGGCGGCGAATGGGCGCCCGAGTGGCACAAGACCTTGCCCTGGATGATGAGCAATCTGGTGATCGGCAGCACCCGCGGCTGGGCCAAGGGCGTGCTGATGTGGAACATGGCGCTGGACGAAAACCACGGGCCCCATCTGGGTGGCTGCAAGGACTGCCGCGGCGTGGTCACCATCGACTCCAAGACCGGCGAGGTGACCCGAAACATCGAGTACTACGCCCTCGCTCATGCCAGCAAATTCGTGCGCCGCGGTGCGCAGCGCATTGCCTCGCCCACCCAGCTGGGCGGCCTGGAAACGGTGGCCTTTCGCAATGCCGACGATGGCTCCATCGCCCTGATCGTCAGCAACGGCGAGGCGCAAAGCCGCCGCTTCACCGTCGGGCAGGGCGCGCGCCGCTTGGCCTACACCCTGCCCAAGCACAGCGTGGTCACCTTCACCTGGGCCGGCCAGTGA